The nucleotide window GAAACGTCAACACCTGACCCGCACCCGGTTCCGCCTCCGCCGACCCCGCCCCGGCCCACTCCTCGCGCCCCTCCATCACCCGCAACCACGTCTCCAGGTCCTGCTGAAACCCGTCCAAACGCCGCGCGTCCGGAACCACCACCACCAACGGCCGGTCCCCAAAACAGCGGTGTAACCACGCCACCAAAAAAGGCCGCGCCGGCTCCGCCACCCGACCCGCACAACACACCGCCCCCGCCTCCACACGCCGCACCAGCTCCCGTGCAGCGGGAGTCGTCTCCCACCGGGTCCAACCCGGCACCTCCATGCGCCCGAGCGCTTTCTCCACCAAAAACCGCTGGAACCTGAGCCCGACCCGCCACCCCGTCAAGCACACGCCCCCTCAACCCGACTCCGCCAGCGACCGCGCCAGCAACTGCGCCATGTGCAGCGCGGGCACCGACGCCATATGCGCCACCTGCTGCCGGCAGCTCGTGCCCGACGCCACCACCACCGTCCCATACGGCGTGTGCGCAATCTGCTCCACAAACGGTTCCCCCACCCGCAACGACAACTCATACGTCGCCGCCATCGCCCCAAACGCACCCGCCATCCCGCAACAACCCGTCTCCAACAACCGCACCGTGCGCCCCGGCAGCCGACCCGCCAGCCGCGCCATCACCGGCCCCAACCCCTTCACATGACAATGCGCATGAATCAACACCAGACCGGCCCCGGATTCCCACCGCACCCGATCCGGCTCCGCCGCCAGCGCCCGCTCCACAAACACCTCAAACAACACGCACCGACCCGCCACCGCCTCCGCACCCTCCAACCCCAACTGCCCGTAATCCTCCGCAAACATCGTGTAACACGACGGCTCCAAAAACACCACCGGCACCCGCGGATCCTCCCCCCGCAGCAAATCCAGGTTCCACCGACCCAACGCCCGCGCACGCTCCAGATCCCCCTGACTGAACGCCGGCCGACCACAACAACGCCGACCCCGCACCAGCTCCACCTGATACCCCAACGCCTCCAACACCCGCACCGCCGCCCGACCCACCCCGGGCTCGTGATACCGCACAAACGTGTCATCCCACAAAAGCACCCGGCCACGATCCCCGCCCCCCACACGACCCCGCCGCGCAAACCACCGGTCAAACCGCTCCCGCGCAAACGCCGGCAACGGCCGCTCCGCCGAAATCCCCAAAACCCTCTCCATCCCCCACCGCACCCACCGCCACCGGAGCATCGCATTCGCCAACCGCGGAAACCGCGTCCCCCACGGCCCCAACAAATCCACCCGACTCACCCACCACGCCCCCCACGGCATCCCCACCGCCCGATGCCGCGCCTGCAACAAATCCGCCTTCAATAACGCCAGATTCACATTCGACGGACACTCCACCTCACACCCCCGACACCCCAAACAACTCTCCAGAGCCAACTGTAACTCCTCCGAATCCCACAAACTCCGCCCCTCCAGCCCCCGACCCTCCAGGACCGACCGGATCAAATTGGCCCGGCCCCGCGTCGTCAGCGCCTCCCAGCCCGTCACCGGCCACGTCGGACACATCACCGGCGTCGACTTCAAACATCCCCCACACCCGTTGCACTGCTCCAGGTTCGCCACCAACGATCCGTCCCGCGGCCCGTACACCAACATCGGCTCAAACGGCAGCTTCAACTCGTACCCCGGCCCCTGCCGCAAATCCCGGTCACACGCATACCGACCGTCCGGAATGATCTTTCCCGGATTGAACAGTTGATGCGGATCAAACGACCGTTTGATCTCCCGCATCGCCCCCAGCAGATCCTCCCCCAACTGCGCCTCCATGAACTCCGTCCGCGCGATCCCCACCCCGTGCTCCGCCGCCAGCGACCCCCCAAAACACGCCACCAACCGCGACACCCCCTCCGCCACCTGCCGTAACCGCCGCACATCCTCCGCCCGATGCAGATCCAACACCGGCCGCACATGCAGCAGACCCGAGGCCGCATGCCCGTAAAACGACGCCTCCAAACCCAGCTCACCCAACAACCCCTCCAACGCCTCCACATACGCCGGTAACCGTTCCGGCCGCACCGCCGTGTCCTCAATGATCGTCGTCGGCTTGGCCGGCCCCTTCCGACTCGTCAGCAGGGACAACCCCGCCTTTCGCAGCGACCACACCAGCCGCATCTCCCGTTCCCCGCGCAACACCAGACAACCCAAACCCAACCGCCGCCGCTCCAGAGCCGCCAGCTTCTCCTCCACCGCCTCCAGAAACTCCACCACCAACAGCGACTCGCACGGACGGTCGTCCAACCCCAGCAGCGCGCGCGCCTCCGCAAACGCCGGTTGCCCCCGCGTCTGATCCAGCAGCAACCGGTCCAGATGCTCCACCGCCGCCGGCTTCAAATCCAGCACCGCCACCGCCGCCTCCAACGCCTCCCGACGCGTCGCAAAAAACAAAATCCCCAACCCCTTCTCCGCCGGCAGCGGCACCACCCGCAACACCGCACTCAAAATCCCCGCCAGCGTCCCTTCACTGCCGCAGATCAACTGCACCAGATCCCCCGGCCGCTCCAGGTACCGGTCCAACGCATACCCGGGCCAGCGCTTCAACAGCCCCGGCGGCATCCGCTCCCGAATCCGCAGCTCGTGCAACTGCACCACGTCATCCGCCACCCGACGCTGCGCCGGCAACGCATCCTCCCCGGGCCGCAACCACCGGATCCGCCCATCCGACAACACCACCTCCACCGCCACCACGTGATCCGCCGTCGTCCCGTACCACGGCGCCCGTGCCCCCGACGAATTGTTCGCAATCATCCCTCCAATCGTCGCACGGTCACTCGTCGCCACGTCCGGCCCGAAACAAAACCCGTGCGGCCGCAAAAACGCATTCAACCGATCCAACACCACCCCCGCCTCCACCTCCACCGTCCGCGTCTCCGGATCCAACCGCCGGATCTCCCGCAGGTGGCGCGAAAAATCCATCACCACCCCGTCGCCCAGGGCGCCCCCCGCCAGACCCGTGCCGGCCCCCCGCGGGATCACACTCAAACCCGCCTCCAACGCCGCCTTCACCAGCGCACTGGCCTGCCGCCCGTTCCGCGGAAACGCCACCGCCGCCGGCTCAATCCGGTAAATCGAGGCGTCCGTCGCGTACAACTGACGGGTCACATTGTCGAACGCCACCTCACACGAGGCCGCCGACAACAACGCGCGCTGCTGCGTCGTGGTCATGGGTCCACCAACGGTTCCCCGCCCATCCACACCCCACCGCTTCCCCGCGCCCGCCTGCCTCCGCCACCCGCACCGCCCGGCCGAACTGCCCGGCCAACCCGCCGTCCACACCCGCCCCCGAATCCATCCCGGCAGCCCCGCCCCATCCCGCGGGACGCCCGGATCACGACGACGGGCCCTCGCCCGGGTCCGCATCCTCACCCGCCGCCAGTTTCCGCACCTGCAACGGAATGCTCACCAGCGGCTCGCCGTCCATCCGAATGTCCACCGCATACAACCCCGGCGCCGGAAACGACACCTGCTGCATGTTGAAAATGAAATTCCGCGTCGCAAAATGCGTCTCCTCCGGCAGGTAGATCTCAAACCCGATCTCCAAAGGCGGCACAATCGGCCGCCCGTCCGCGTCCATCAACTGCAACTGCAACCGATGCACCCCCTCGTCCGCCGTGGTGAACGTCAAACGCAACGCCACCGCACATTGCGGGTGCACCGCCGGCATCCGCGGCGCACAAATCGTGTCGAATGCACCCAGCAAATTCAACTTGCCGCGATCATCCGTGGCGGCATCGCACAGGACGGCCACCTGCACGTTCATGCCCCCGAGTC belongs to Limisphaera ngatamarikiensis and includes:
- a CDS encoding FAD-binding and (Fe-S)-binding domain-containing protein, whose amino-acid sequence is MTTTQQRALLSAASCEVAFDNVTRQLYATDASIYRIEPAAVAFPRNGRQASALVKAALEAGLSVIPRGAGTGLAGGALGDGVVMDFSRHLREIRRLDPETRTVEVEAGVVLDRLNAFLRPHGFCFGPDVATSDRATIGGMIANNSSGARAPWYGTTADHVVAVEVVLSDGRIRWLRPGEDALPAQRRVADDVVQLHELRIRERMPPGLLKRWPGYALDRYLERPGDLVQLICGSEGTLAGILSAVLRVVPLPAEKGLGILFFATRREALEAAVAVLDLKPAAVEHLDRLLLDQTRGQPAFAEARALLGLDDRPCESLLVVEFLEAVEEKLAALERRRLGLGCLVLRGEREMRLVWSLRKAGLSLLTSRKGPAKPTTIIEDTAVRPERLPAYVEALEGLLGELGLEASFYGHAASGLLHVRPVLDLHRAEDVRRLRQVAEGVSRLVACFGGSLAAEHGVGIARTEFMEAQLGEDLLGAMREIKRSFDPHQLFNPGKIIPDGRYACDRDLRQGPGYELKLPFEPMLVYGPRDGSLVANLEQCNGCGGCLKSTPVMCPTWPVTGWEALTTRGRANLIRSVLEGRGLEGRSLWDSEELQLALESCLGCRGCEVECPSNVNLALLKADLLQARHRAVGMPWGAWWVSRVDLLGPWGTRFPRLANAMLRWRWVRWGMERVLGISAERPLPAFARERFDRWFARRGRVGGGDRGRVLLWDDTFVRYHEPGVGRAAVRVLEALGYQVELVRGRRCCGRPAFSQGDLERARALGRWNLDLLRGEDPRVPVVFLEPSCYTMFAEDYGQLGLEGAEAVAGRCVLFEVFVERALAAEPDRVRWESGAGLVLIHAHCHVKGLGPVMARLAGRLPGRTVRLLETGCCGMAGAFGAMAATYELSLRVGEPFVEQIAHTPYGTVVVASGTSCRQQVAHMASVPALHMAQLLARSLAESG
- a CDS encoding DUF6941 family protein, which encodes MNVQVAVLCDAATDDRGKLNLLGAFDTICAPRMPAVHPQCAVALRLTFTTADEGVHRLQLQLMDADGRPIVPPLEIGFEIYLPEETHFATRNFIFNMQQVSFPAPGLYAVDIRMDGEPLVSIPLQVRKLAAGEDADPGEGPSS